CAACTTCAACACCCTGGGCTGGACCAAGTCCGCCTACGCCACCAGCTACAAGATCATCCGCAAGGACGGCAGCGACTGGAAGGTCGTCGCCGAGGGTCTGAGCAGCGCGACGGTGGCCTACGAGGACAAGAGCCCGACGCTCAACGGCCCGGCCTACACGCCGGAGACCACGAACCCGAAGCTGTCGGACTGCCCGGACGCGGCGGCGTTGCAGGACATCACCGGTGCCACCTTCACCTTCGACCTGTGCGACGGCAAGGTGGACCCGAGCGACACCTGCGCCACCAACGAGCTGAGCCTGAACCGCCCGCTGGACCTGGGCATCCCGGGCCTCTCGCTGCGCGAGTCCGCCGACCCGGCCAAGCGCACCGGCGTCACGGCGGGCCTGTCCTACCGGCTGCACGTGAAGGTCGGCGTGGACAAGAGCACCGGCTTCTACGTTGCCACGCAGGACATCGACCGCCCGGAGTTGGGCCTCAAGCTCGGCTTCACGCTGCCCGCCGACATGAAGGCGCAGCTGGCCTTCCTGGAGGTCGGGCTCAAGCAGCACGCGGGCGGCGCGACCGACCTGTTCTCCGGCAAGTTCCTGGTCGACCTGCACAAGAAGGGCCAGGCCGCCTGCTTCGAGAACTGCGCGGTCGACAACGACGCCCGCATCGCGCTGGCCGACCTGGCCGACGTGACGCAGGTGGCGGACGTGTCGCTGGCGGCGAAGGTCGGCATCGACTGGGACTTCGACGTCACCGCCGGTCCGCTGCCGGGCATCTCCGGCTGGTTCCACCTGAAGTGGGAGTGGAGCCTGGGCCAGAAACCCGGCGACGGCACGCCGGAGATCGCCTTCAGGGACGTGACGCTCAACGCCGGCAAGTTCCTGGGCGCGGTGCTCAAGCCGATCGTGGAGAAGGTGGCGCTGTTCACCAAGCCGATCCAGCCCATCCTGGACCAGCTCTACGCGCCGATCCCGGTGCTGTCGGACCTCTCGCGGGCGGTCGGCGGCGGTGACGTCAACCTGGTCACCATCGCCAAGGCGTTCAGCACCATCGCGGGCGGCCCGGACCTGGAGTTCGTGGACAAGATCCTGAAGACCATCCAGCTGGTCAGCCAGATCACCAACGACGGCGGCGCCATCAAGATCGGCGACTTCACCGTGCTGGGCGACGAGGCCCTGAGGACGGAGAACTCGCCGGACACCGCCGCGAAGCTGATCAGCCTGCCCGGCGACGAGCCCGCCGACCTGCGCGGCGACGTCGACGCGGCGAACGGCGGCCACGGCCTGATCGGCGGAGGCGGCAAGAGCGAGTCCGCCGGGTTCACCTTCCCGATCCTGGAAAAGCCGGTCAAGCTGTTCGGCCTGCTCATGGGCCAGGACGTGGACCTGATCAAGTTCGACTCCGGTCCCCTGCGACTGGCGTTCTCCTACAGCCAGTCCTTCGGCCCGGTCTACGCGCCGCCGCCGGTGCTGGTCAGCATCTCCGGCAGCGCGTCGGTGGAGGCCCGGTTCCGCGCCGGGTTCGACACCTACGGCCTGCGCAAGGCGATCGAGAACAAGCAGGTCGCCGACATCCTCGACTCCATCTACCTGGAGACCACCGACGACGCCGGCAAGCCGCTGCCGGTGGTGACCTTCCGCGGTGAGCTGGCGGCCGGCGCGGCGGTGAGCGTCGTGCTGATCGAGGTGGGCATCAAGGGCGGCGTGGCGCTGACCATCAACCTGAGCTGGGCGGACCCGAACAACGACGGCAAGTTCCGGTTCTTCGAGTTCACCAAGGTCGCGCTGAACAACCCGATGTGCTTGTTCAACATGGACGGCAGGCTCAGCCTGTTCCTGAAGGTGTACATCACCATCGGGTTCTCGCCGTTCAGCGTGTCGTTCGACTTCACGCTGGCCGACATCACGCTGCTCGACTTCTCCGTCAAACCCAACTGCGAGCCACCACCACCGGTCCTGGCACACCCGGACGGCACCACGCTCGTGCTGCACGTCGGTGACGGCCAGACGGGTGCCCGCGGCGACTCGGCGTGGACCGCGCGGGACAACGAGGAGAAGTGGACCGTCACCCAACTGGTGAACAAGGACGGCGGGTTCGAGGGCTTCGCGGTCAGCGCGCTCGGGTTCCGCGAGGAGCACCGGGACAAGAACCTGACCAAGGTCTTCGCGGACGCCACCAACGACGTCGGCAAGCGCGTGTTCGTCTTCCAGGGCGACGGCGACAAGAGCGGCGCGGGTGAGGACAAGGCGGCCGAGGCCAAGCCGTTCGACAAGGCGGTCGAGGTGACCGGCGGCAAGGGCGACGACTCGATCAAGACCGGCATCGGCCCGTCCACGGTCAACGGTGGTCCGGGCAACGACCAGATCACCACCGGCGACCTGCACACCGCGTTCGGCGGCAAGGGCACGGCCACGGTCAACGGCGGCGACGGCGACGACTCGATCACCGTCGGCGGGGCGGGCGACGTGGTGAACGGCGGTCCGGGCAACGACCGGATCGCGGCGGGCCTGGGCGTGAACACGCTCGACGGCGGCGACGGTGACGACACCATCGGCATCGGCTCCGACAGCCCGCTGGCCGAGACCAACCCGGGCAAGCCGGAGTACGTGGCCCAGCAGAACACCATCGTCGGCGGCCACGGCAGCGACAAGATCTCCGGCGGCTCCGGCCCGGACACTATCTACACCAGCTTCCGCATCGGCGACCCCGCCGACGAGACCGGGGTGGACGAGCCTGGCTGGCCGGACAAGACGACGGTCAACGGCGACATCGTGGACGCCACCAACACCGTGGACACCGGCACGGGTACGGACACCGTGTACGGCAGCCAGGGCGTGGACATGGTCACCGGGCACTCGAAGCCCGACCAGGTCGACGACATCCGCGGCGGCGGCAACAACGACGTGCTGACCGGCGGGTTCGGCAAGGACAAGGTGTTCGGCGGTCCCGGCCACGACTACGTGATCGCGGAACCGTCCGACGTGGGCGGCGAGACCGGCTCGGGCGACTTCGGCCCGCTGCGCTCGGTGGGCCACCGGCCGCTGCCCGCGAACGTGAGCCCGTCGTCGAAGCTGCTGGTCGGCGGGTACGGCAACGACCACGTCATCGGCGGCGACGGCGGTGCCGAGATCTACGGCGACCGCTACGCCAACCCGTGCACCCCGCCCGGCGACCCGGCGTCCAAGCCGCCGGCCGAACCGCTGGACAGCGCGGACGGGCGCGACCTGATCACCGGTGGCACCGGGGTCGAGGTGGTCGCGGCCGGCGGCGCGGCGGACGACGTGGACCTGCGGGCCGGTGTCGATGTGGCGTGCGGCCAACTCGGCGACGACGTCATCGGCGGCGGCAACGACGACGACACGCTGTACGGCGGCGGCGGGCTCGACCTGGTGTACGGCGACGCCGGCAAGGACCACGTCTACGGCAACGACGACAACGACACCCTCTACGGCGGCACGCAGGACGACGTGGTGGAGGGCAACAACGGCTCCGACACCGCGTTCGGCGGCGCGGACTCCGACGTCGTGGTCGGCGGCACCCGCAAGGCCGGCGAGGCCGACCAGGGCGACACCCTGTACGGCGACTCCGGCGCGGACCTGGTGATCGGCGACAACGGCGACGGGCCGGTGGCCACCGGCGGACCGTTCGACCTCGACGGCGCGAACGCGGCGGCGGGCGGTCCGGACTTCGTGTTCGGCGGCGACTCCGATGACCGGGCGTTCGGTGGTCTGGCGCACGACGAGGTGTCCGGTGGCGTGAACGACGACTACCTGGAGGGCAACAACGCCGACGACGTCGTGCACGGCGACAGCGGCGAGGACCGGGTGATCGGTGGCTCTTCCCAGGTGGCGTCCACTGTGGACGGCCACCAGGTGGGTCGGCCGGACGCCGGGGACAAGCTGTTCGGCGACTCCGGTCCGGACCTGATCACCGGTGACAACGCGGTGCTCGCCCTGGGTGAGTCCTCGCCGATCACTTCGGGCCGCGGGTTCGGCAAGCAGCACAAGATCACGCTGCTGGACCTCGGCTACTCCCCCACCGCGGGCACGTCCGGTGACGACGTGATCAGCGGCGGCGGCGAGCAGGACGTGGTCCTGGCCCAGGGCGGTGCCGACACCGTCACCGGTGACGACGCCGACGACTACGCCGAGGGCGGTCCGGGCACGGACACGATCTCGGGCAACGAGGGCCAGGACGACCTGGTCGGCGGCTCGTCCACGGAGGAAGCCGCGGGCGTCGGACAGCCCGACGTCGGCGACACCATCCACGGCGACAACGGCCAGGACGTGGCCATCGGCGACAACGGTTCGCTGCTGCGCACCGGCCCGCCGTCGCGGCTGACGCAGGAACGCGGCATGACCGCACGCGGGATCGTGCTGCTGGACCTGGGCCTGACCCCGCACGCCGACTCCTCCGGCGCGGACGAGGTGTGGGGCGACGACGCCACCGACGTGCTGCTCGGCCAGGCCGGTCCCGACCGCCTCAAGGGCAACGGTGCCGACGACTACGTCGAGGGTGACCAGGGCGTCGACTGGATCGAGGGCAACGACGGCAACGACGACCTCGTGGGCGGCAGCAGCACGCCGCTGACCGGGTCCTCGGGGCAGACCGACGCCGCCGACGCGATCTTCGGCGGCAACGGCGACGACGTCGGCATCGGCGACAACGGCGTGGTCAACCGGCCCGCCGCGGGCGAGACCCCCACCCGGGCGACGAAGCGGCTGGCCACCACCGGCGGCAACCCGATCACCGGGCGGGTCGTGGTGGAGTACGACCTCGCGCCAGCGCCCCCGGCCGACCGGTACGGCGACGACCGGATGTCCGGCGGGTCGGGCGTGGACGTGCTGTGGGGCCAGGACGGCGGGGACTTCCTGTCCGGCGGCGGCCAGGCCGACTACCTGGAGGGCAACGGCGGCGCGGACGTGCTGCGCGGCGACCTCGGGCTCGGCGAGGCCTCCTCGGAGACCACCGTGGTCCCGCTGGCCGACCCGGGCTGGCCCGGCACGCCTTCGGGTGCGCTGGACGGCTCCGACCCGTCACACGGCCAGGACGACATGATCGGCGGCAGCGCGGCGGCCGGGTTCCGCGACGGCGGCGACGCCTTCGAGGGCAACGGCGCCGACGACGTCGAGCTGGGCGACAACGGTTCGCTGGTGCGGACCTTGGAGGGCCAGCCGGGGTCGATGAAGGAGAAGGTGTACGCGCAGCGGTACGCGGCCGGCCTGGTGCCGGACAACGCCACCGTGTCCCGCACGCACGACCCGGACCTGCCCGGCCCGTCCACCCGGTTCTGCACCACCGCACAGGCCACGTGCGAACCGGTGGGTGCCTTCGGCAACGACACCATGTTCGGTGACGACGGCAACGACGGGATGTGGGGTCAGGACGGCGACGACACCATGACCGGGTCCGCCGGCGACGACGACATGTACGGCGAGCTCGGCAACGACACCATGTCCGGCAACGACGGCGAGGACGCCATGGTCGGCGACCGCGGCGGTGTCGTGAACGAGCGGCTCAACGCCGACGACGTGGCCGCCCGCGGCTTCACGACGACGTTGAGCTCGGTGCCGCAG
This DNA window, taken from Saccharothrix variisporea, encodes the following:
- a CDS encoding calcium-binding protein, whose protein sequence is MRSHPARRRFARTSRRITATLTSFALTLLGLVATTPPAHAQDADVAAIAAGLQKFADFSRALGSVGELGKAVPLLGVSPGGALGFQDLIAKTVHEPLKDKDHFSDLAGSYPLGGDRPGTLTVATSQNGSVQRVDATLHVTKVADQQPVGVANSSPPLTFTTSGAVDVTFTLDATLHFAYDSAKNWFYLVKDDASPKLTVGVKGELDASASPTAGFGILGVDLDKANSHVTVEANIAATADDPDGDGRLATDPPGSGTGTAELAASGAAAGLFHIGLASPAGKVDAALQFTAQSLAGTSVGGITGKVEVKWPDIATGSPAVTVGASDLAQLTRFTTLSPRDLLEGLSHLVNSIEAIQRAQWGDQAKPIGNVNLPFMRGTLADAVAAGSVLKEFVDANVFNPAKGDDPAKAGLPKFSSIQEMFSKLNTGPIAVSGVDFNDTTKKLAFTLTMTRTAPNDGAKLDVVAELTSGQGADVSYEAKKLKHVNKTKPWPVDGFKGRIVSAGTSQGVVKTNSADEIELEEPWSAGTPAPGAAYKVNSPDPMTGQVTFGDTFASKGLRDANGLTATATVKPGFVATATLVLDLRDPIKGDACKPLDPDAAATGCPFADKNPDGTTTLVTSLPRTPDRFLLRTGGDLIKADAPVDTKVDVNGSVGYLKVHLSGDLSMSKKDGSANMLTVGLKKVGDADGDLPLAQVFPKLVDDLATPAKEPENLLTVAVGAKANATVKLDVPGITDFFGGPVEVGVSMPDITTPSAVDFTGLDKLDKAKAFDFDPDNPRAMFGQILKALQVLNGSLQKVDGDGSVKTALTTPLPVVGKSLSDLLGSADSGSGPKVSYGNTTFNGKDVGYIEDTGRTFGDDHEKRAVLVGTQVGVVVDANQNRVLLSEKWTNPPAKGTAYTFRSPLEDAVDKLTAAPPDYLQDMVAILNDALPDGSGVSFAYQEVDSKPSIVLNVDVKRNVATAQPVRFSFTDEKGTGRSLVSAEGEAVANLALTGSTKVGFVLPLDKDGTPDNATELKVLPNSTVDLTAHGGISGVVKSSIGPLSIALGNPGGSEKAVVNAHYNAHLGYGPGGTAPVSLADFVKNVSLSLNGDNQPVTCPGDPEADTDLALCAVMPVFVSSDNQNWTKLAGPGDSFIVRLPRQVDNLGEAFSFTPDLPGGVKRFEMPTDIGQKILDALLDFSQFGDGIEKYLAMIERALRTAAFDGKLPLVGDDLQQGADKFGQLRAKIQQAMAQMPGGGRVNNTGELADWVNNHLKPAVGSAVTVGFTCDATLQPATNPTASAQGTKGTTKYEYGIVASAQGKDAPPAYVEVLDGNTTIGNDNFNTLGWTKSAYATSYKIIRKDGSDWKVVAEGLSSATVAYEDKSPTLNGPAYTPETTNPKLSDCPDAAALQDITGATFTFDLCDGKVDPSDTCATNELSLNRPLDLGIPGLSLRESADPAKRTGVTAGLSYRLHVKVGVDKSTGFYVATQDIDRPELGLKLGFTLPADMKAQLAFLEVGLKQHAGGATDLFSGKFLVDLHKKGQAACFENCAVDNDARIALADLADVTQVADVSLAAKVGIDWDFDVTAGPLPGISGWFHLKWEWSLGQKPGDGTPEIAFRDVTLNAGKFLGAVLKPIVEKVALFTKPIQPILDQLYAPIPVLSDLSRAVGGGDVNLVTIAKAFSTIAGGPDLEFVDKILKTIQLVSQITNDGGAIKIGDFTVLGDEALRTENSPDTAAKLISLPGDEPADLRGDVDAANGGHGLIGGGGKSESAGFTFPILEKPVKLFGLLMGQDVDLIKFDSGPLRLAFSYSQSFGPVYAPPPVLVSISGSASVEARFRAGFDTYGLRKAIENKQVADILDSIYLETTDDAGKPLPVVTFRGELAAGAAVSVVLIEVGIKGGVALTINLSWADPNNDGKFRFFEFTKVALNNPMCLFNMDGRLSLFLKVYITIGFSPFSVSFDFTLADITLLDFSVKPNCEPPPPVLAHPDGTTLVLHVGDGQTGARGDSAWTARDNEEKWTVTQLVNKDGGFEGFAVSALGFREEHRDKNLTKVFADATNDVGKRVFVFQGDGDKSGAGEDKAAEAKPFDKAVEVTGGKGDDSIKTGIGPSTVNGGPGNDQITTGDLHTAFGGKGTATVNGGDGDDSITVGGAGDVVNGGPGNDRIAAGLGVNTLDGGDGDDTIGIGSDSPLAETNPGKPEYVAQQNTIVGGHGSDKISGGSGPDTIYTSFRIGDPADETGVDEPGWPDKTTVNGDIVDATNTVDTGTGTDTVYGSQGVDMVTGHSKPDQVDDIRGGGNNDVLTGGFGKDKVFGGPGHDYVIAEPSDVGGETGSGDFGPLRSVGHRPLPANVSPSSKLLVGGYGNDHVIGGDGGAEIYGDRYANPCTPPGDPASKPPAEPLDSADGRDLITGGTGVEVVAAGGAADDVDLRAGVDVACGQLGDDVIGGGNDDDTLYGGGGLDLVYGDAGKDHVYGNDDNDTLYGGTQDDVVEGNNGSDTAFGGADSDVVVGGTRKAGEADQGDTLYGDSGADLVIGDNGDGPVATGGPFDLDGANAAAGGPDFVFGGDSDDRAFGGLAHDEVSGGVNDDYLEGNNADDVVHGDSGEDRVIGGSSQVASTVDGHQVGRPDAGDKLFGDSGPDLITGDNAVLALGESSPITSGRGFGKQHKITLLDLGYSPTAGTSGDDVISGGGEQDVVLAQGGADTVTGDDADDYAEGGPGTDTISGNEGQDDLVGGSSTEEAAGVGQPDVGDTIHGDNGQDVAIGDNGSLLRTGPPSRLTQERGMTARGIVLLDLGLTPHADSSGADEVWGDDATDVLLGQAGPDRLKGNGADDYVEGDQGVDWIEGNDGNDDLVGGSSTPLTGSSGQTDAADAIFGGNGDDVGIGDNGVVNRPAAGETPTRATKRLATTGGNPITGRVVVEYDLAPAPPADRYGDDRMSGGSGVDVLWGQDGGDFLSGGGQADYLEGNGGADVLRGDLGLGEASSETTVVPLADPGWPGTPSGALDGSDPSHGQDDMIGGSAAAGFRDGGDAFEGNGADDVELGDNGSLVRTLEGQPGSMKEKVYAQRYAAGLVPDNATVSRTHDPDLPGPSTRFCTTAQATCEPVGAFGNDTMFGDDGNDGMWGQDGDDTMTGSAGDDDMYGELGNDTMSGNDGEDAMVGDRGGVVNERLNADDVAARGFTTTLSSVPQESYTGFRLGSYDRRVDLLHDVDGDQFIGGPSAPAMPHNGIDEGGDDRIRGGLGNDNIHAGFGDDLANGDSGGDQVFGGDGADALWGGKGCDPAAPTPDCLVNGTFNPDARGDNDRYVDHVFGGIGGSSAASQAGAIGSDVIDFNPRGTYPGGCATGPWPESLGSGFVDPCSWFEMTNKTNDTADPATQADNQHHQGTDWLYGGWDRDVLQGDVAGNGPNPGDRLMDWSGAYNLYTHCNAAYGGYNDIRQRSPGMETFLQKLAWGTGAGQTVTDATTSGTSAFRELALVYPSDNNAHGTGQAYPTTPGHFDDPVSCTD